From a region of the Streptacidiphilus albus JL83 genome:
- a CDS encoding GNAT family N-acetyltransferase has translation MTSAPSPAAPLRTAPCWEAEVLRDPAAFDGLAGEWDDLLDRCAPATPFQSHAWLSSWWQSYGRPGRLRLVTVRRDGRLVAVAPLMLRHRLLPVLVPVGAGLTDFLDVLVDDRHADEAAAFLARALDRELGLARPWSVLDLRELRQDAAAVRLADHWRGAARTLPDSVCQHLPGVPVEELLTRLPGRTAQRTRVKLRKLAAAGVETRLVPSAEVPGAIGELMVLHELQWRGRGATPEHLRERFAQHLSRAAGRMSLADRAGVREYRLDGRLIASDLTLQGPDLAAIYFYGVHPDVREQLDIAGMLFRESLAHAAGTGRGELSLLRGDEPYKQRWRPEQARNQRLLLGGGPAVALYAGAARLRRSVLRRLRTSAPWLVSVRARLRTLRA, from the coding sequence ATGACGTCCGCGCCGAGCCCTGCCGCTCCGCTGCGGACCGCTCCGTGCTGGGAGGCCGAGGTCCTCCGTGACCCCGCCGCCTTCGACGGACTCGCGGGGGAGTGGGACGACCTGCTCGACCGCTGTGCCCCGGCCACTCCCTTCCAGAGCCACGCCTGGCTCTCCTCCTGGTGGCAGTCGTACGGCCGGCCCGGTCGGCTGCGGCTGGTGACGGTGCGTCGGGACGGCCGGTTGGTCGCCGTCGCGCCGCTGATGCTCCGGCACCGGCTGCTGCCGGTGCTGGTGCCGGTCGGGGCCGGGCTGACCGACTTCCTCGACGTGCTGGTCGACGACCGGCACGCGGACGAGGCCGCCGCCTTCCTGGCCCGGGCGCTGGACCGGGAACTGGGCCTGGCCCGCCCCTGGTCCGTGCTCGACCTGCGCGAACTGCGCCAGGACGCCGCCGCCGTCCGGCTCGCCGACCACTGGCGCGGCGCGGCGCGGACCCTGCCCGACTCGGTCTGCCAGCACCTGCCCGGCGTTCCGGTGGAGGAACTGCTCACCCGGCTGCCGGGACGGACCGCCCAGCGCACCCGGGTCAAACTGCGGAAGCTCGCCGCCGCCGGGGTCGAGACCCGGCTGGTGCCCTCGGCCGAGGTCCCCGGGGCGATCGGCGAGCTGATGGTGCTGCACGAGCTGCAGTGGCGCGGGCGCGGGGCCACCCCCGAGCACCTGCGCGAACGCTTCGCCCAGCACCTGAGCCGGGCGGCCGGACGGATGTCGCTGGCCGACCGGGCCGGTGTCCGCGAGTACCGGCTGGACGGCCGGCTGATCGCCAGCGACCTGACCCTGCAGGGCCCGGACCTGGCGGCGATCTACTTCTACGGGGTGCACCCGGACGTCCGGGAGCAGCTCGACATCGCCGGGATGCTCTTCCGCGAGAGCCTGGCGCACGCGGCCGGGACCGGTCGCGGCGAGCTCAGCCTGCTGCGCGGGGACGAGCCCTACAAGCAGCGCTGGCGGCCCGAGCAGGCCCGCAACCAGCGGCTGCTGCTCGGCGGCGGCCCGGCCGTCGCCCTGTACGCGGGCGCGGCCCGGCTGCGCCGGTCGGTGCTCCGCCGACTGCGGACCAGCGCGCCCTGGCTGGTCTCCGTCCGCGCCCGGCTGCGCACGCTCCGCGCCTGA